The Effusibacillus lacus genome includes the window ATGTCCGGCATCAAAGAAAGTTATGAATTTGAGGAAGTGCCTGATGACTACAAAGAATTGGCGGAAGCGTTTCTGAATTCGGCAGATGTGAAAGAATCCATCGAAACGGGCCGCCGGCTGCTGGAAAGCTACGAAAGGTTTGTCCGGAAAATGGGATATAAGGTTCGGAGTGTCCAGACCCTGGATGAAATTGATTGGACGTCATGAAAAAACCCGCTTGCTACTGCAGCGGGTTTTTTGCTCCCGCTGACATGTAGCGTTCAAGCAATGAGGTGAGAAGGTCAATGGCAATTTCGTTGTGCCCGCCTTCCGGGATGATCAGGTCCGAGTATCTCTTGGAAGGCTCCACAAATGCTTCATGCATCGGCTTAACCGTTGTCAGGTATTGATCGTATACAGACTCCAGACTCCGGCCCCGTTCATTAATGTCCCGCATGACCCGGCGCAGAATCCGGACATCGGGATCGGTGTCAACAAATACTTTAATATCCATTTGTTCCCGAAGCGCCCGGTCAGAAAGAATCAGGATCCCTTCGATGACTACCACAGGCTTTACGGGGACGTGGGTGGTCTTGCAAGTCCTGGCGTGTTGTGAAAAATCATAAATCGGCACTTCAATGGCCTGTCCCCTGCGCAATTGGTCCAAATGGTTCAATAACAGTTGATTGTCTACCGAATCGGGATGGTCATAGTTGATATCCTTCCTTTCCTCGAACGGAAGATGTGTGAAATTTTTATAATAGGAATCCTGTGAGATCAGTGCCACATTTTCATCGCCCAGTTTACTGACAATGGCTTGGGCGACCGTTGTCTTCCCCGAACCGGAACCTCCGGCAATCCCTATAACCAGCATGGATGAAACCTCCCTTACGAAATACCATTCTACATCGAAAGCATAACGATAGCAAAGAAAAGCTTATCGATAACCATACTCATTTCATCCGTTCACAGATCCGCAATCAATTCTGTCTGTTGTTCATAATTCGGAAACCAATCCTTCCCAGTCTGTTAACACCTCTTTCAATTCAAACTAAGTAAAATTTTTAATAAGAAAGAGTGATCGATTTAACAGACAAAAAGAGGCGATGAGTATGGCCGGTTGGCAGGCATTGTTGAAAACGCTCGTTGGAGGAGTGGCAGCTTACGAATTGCTGCGTTTGATGCAAAAAGGTTCCAAGCCGACTCTTCGTCCCCCCGGTGCAAGGGATGAAGACGAATTCCTTGCATTGTGTTCCCGCTGCGGAAAATGCAACCAGGCTTGTCCCTATGACTCGATACAGATGGCATCGGTTGATTTCGGCTTGGGGTTGGGAACTCCATACATTACAGCGAGGGACAATCCCTGCTGGCTGTGTGAGGATTTTCCCTGTGTCAATGCTTGTCCGACAGAAGCGCTTTCAGGCATTAAGGTACGGTCCGATGTGAAAATGGGGGTTGCCGTCATCAACAAAGACGCCTGCATTGCCTACAAGGGCTTGCGTTGTGAAGTCTGTTACAGGGAGTGCCCGTTGATTGACGAGGCTATCACTCTGCAATATTCATTGAGGCCGGGAGACAACATTCACGCGCTGTTTGCTCCCGTTATCAATCCGGAAAAATGTGTGGGATGCGGAATTTGTGAACACAAATGTGTTGTTTCCGATCCGGTTGCAATCAAGGTTACACCTAGGGGAGCGGGTGAATTGCTATGAGAGCGTCGGTCAAGAAATGGATGATTCTTCGCAGGACTGTCCAGATTCTGATTCTGTTGTTGTTCCTGTCCCCCCTGTTCCTGGTCAAGGTGGAAGGGGACAACTTCTTCTACGGCTCTTTGGCATCCTCCCAGATCTTTGGCATTCAGTTGTCCGATCCGCTGGGGGCCTTGCAGGTTACCCTTGCAGCCAAAGAACTGCATTGGGGATATCTTGGATCCGCCTTACTCATTCTCACGGCGTACTTGCTTCTGAGCGGGCGTGTGTTTTGCAGTTGGGTATGCCCGGTCAATACGCTTCTGGAAACAACGGATCTTCTGCGAAAGAAATTGAAACTTCCCGACAAGCGCTTTGCCCGCAATACAAAGGTATACGTAATGCTGGCGGTACTTGGTTTGTCTTTTGCCATCGGTGTTCCCGTGTTTGAGATTATCTCCCCGATCGGGAGCGTGATGAGAAACCTGTTGTTCTTGTGGGGGATTGGCCTATTTTTCCTGACGGCCATTGTCCTGTTCGATCTGTTGGTATCCAAGAGAGGCTGGTGCCGATATTTTTGCCCGGTCGGAGGGTTTTATCAGTTGATCGGCAGATTTGGCCTGTTTCGGGTCAGGATTGATCACGACAAATGCGTGCACTGCCAACAATGCAAGAAGGTTTGTTTCGCCGAACCGTCCATTTTGGAACCGGCAATTACAGGGAAGGAAAGTTTTGTTTCTGCGGGGGACTGCAGCTTGTGCGGTGCCTGCGTCGATGTATGTTCGCACCAAGCCCTTACTTTGGGCTTGAGGCCATATAATCAACCCGCCCAAGCGGGGAAAAGCATGACCACAAACCCATAAGGAGGTCAAAAAATGAAACTGACTCGCCGAAGCTTGCTGAAAGCAGCAGCGGTCTCCGCAACGCTGGCTGTCGCAGGATGCAGCAAAAGTGACAAGACAACCACGAAACCTGGACAAGATCCGGCTCCGGAGCAACTTTCCGCCATACAGCCGGATCAATGGAAAACAACTGTCTGCCGTTTCTGCGGTACCGGTTGCGGTGTTCTTGTTGGAGTGAAAGACGGAAAGATCATCGGCACCAAAGGGGATCCGGATAACCGGTCCAGTCGCGGTTTGAACTGTATCAAAGGGTTCTTTGTATCGAAGATTCTTTTTGGAAAAGACCGCTTGACCAAGCCGTTGATCCGGGACGACAAGACCAAGAAGGGCACCCGCGAAGGCTTCCGGGAAGCCACCTGGGAAGAGGCTCTCACCCTTGTTGCCAACAAACTGAAGGAAATCCATGAAAAAGATGGCCCGGGGGCGATTGCATTCTGGGGTTCCGGCCAGCAGACGATCATGGAAGGGTATGCTGCCGTGAAACTCTGGAAAGCGGGACTTTTGTCCAACAACATTGATCCGAATGCCCGTCTCTGTATGGCAAGCGCAGTCGCAGGGTTTATGACAACATTCCAATCGGATGAGCCGATGGGTTGTTATGACGACCTGGACAAGGCTGATGTGTTCGTTACCTGGGGTGCCAATATGGCGGAAATGCACCCGGTTCTGTATTCACGTTTAACCGCGCGCAAACTCAGCGGTAATGGGGTAAAGCACTATGACCTGACGACCCGTCGCTCCCGCACGTCCGAAACGGCTGATGTAGTGATGGTGTTTCGGCCGCAAACGGACCTGGCCATTGCCAATGCCATTGCAAACTATCTGATCCAAAACGAAAAATATGACAAGAAGTTTGTGGAAACACATGCGCAATT containing:
- the napH gene encoding quinol dehydrogenase ferredoxin subunit NapH, which encodes MRASVKKWMILRRTVQILILLLFLSPLFLVKVEGDNFFYGSLASSQIFGIQLSDPLGALQVTLAAKELHWGYLGSALLILTAYLLLSGRVFCSWVCPVNTLLETTDLLRKKLKLPDKRFARNTKVYVMLAVLGLSFAIGVPVFEIISPIGSVMRNLLFLWGIGLFFLTAIVLFDLLVSKRGWCRYFCPVGGFYQLIGRFGLFRVRIDHDKCVHCQQCKKVCFAEPSILEPAITGKESFVSAGDCSLCGACVDVCSHQALTLGLRPYNQPAQAGKSMTTNP
- a CDS encoding 4Fe-4S dicluster domain-containing protein, producing the protein MAGWQALLKTLVGGVAAYELLRLMQKGSKPTLRPPGARDEDEFLALCSRCGKCNQACPYDSIQMASVDFGLGLGTPYITARDNPCWLCEDFPCVNACPTEALSGIKVRSDVKMGVAVINKDACIAYKGLRCEVCYRECPLIDEAITLQYSLRPGDNIHALFAPVINPEKCVGCGICEHKCVVSDPVAIKVTPRGAGELL
- the udk gene encoding uridine kinase, whose amino-acid sequence is MLVIGIAGGSGSGKTTVAQAIVSKLGDENVALISQDSYYKNFTHLPFEERKDINYDHPDSVDNQLLLNHLDQLRRGQAIEVPIYDFSQHARTCKTTHVPVKPVVVIEGILILSDRALREQMDIKVFVDTDPDVRILRRVMRDINERGRSLESVYDQYLTTVKPMHEAFVEPSKRYSDLIIPEGGHNEIAIDLLTSLLERYMSAGAKNPLQ